TCTAGAAGACTATAGCAACGCTGTTCGGATTGCAAGAACTTTGTTTCATTTTCAGGGTTCTTTGGGGGTGGACACGGGGTGGCAACTGGTGTATATATGCCCGATGAGAAGACAATAAACAGGAAAAGGAGGTGATTCCTTTGGCTCACACTATTACTGAAGAGTGTATCAACTGCGGTGCTTGCGAACCCGTCTGCCCCGTTGACGCCATCAGCGAGCAGGGTGACGTTCGCGTCATCGACGCAGCTACCTGCACTGATTGCGGCGCCTGTGTCGACACCTGCCCCGTCGACGCGATCGAGGCTCCCTGATCGACCCGTACCAAGGGGCGGCTCTCGGGCCGCCCCTGATTTTTTCTGCCATCCCCTGAAATTTATTCCTCGGTAAACGGGAGGTTCGCATGTTCGGATTGGGCACCACGGAGCTCGTCATTATTCTGGTGCTGGTGCTGGTGATCTTTGGTGCCGGCAAGTTGCCCGAAATCGGTGGTGCCCTTGGCAAGGGCATCCGCAACTTCAAGAAAGCCACCCAGGAACCCGATGAAATAGATATCAGCCCTGACCGCAAGGATGAAGACGAGGAGCCGAAGTAGGGACCCTCAGGCTGGAAGCACCAACTAAAAAAGCCGCACATTGTGCGGCTTTTTTAGTTGGTGAAACAGTGAAGTTACTGCTTGGAGCCAGGCTTGGAATCGGCCATTTCGACCGTGAACTCGCTCAGGTCGCGCGGCAGGTTCTTGAAGACGATGGTGAAGGGAATGCGGGCGCCGGGCGCGACGTTGAGATTGGAGAGGGAGTCGCCGAACTGATTGTTCATGGCTTCTTCAATTTTGGCAAAAGGCCATTCCTGCAGTTCCGTTGCCGTGAGGCGGTTGCCGCAGAAGACCGTCTGTTGCAGCAGGGCTTTGCCGTTCGGGTTGTAGAGAACGCCCTTGACGGCAATGGCCGAACGGACCTCCTTGAACTGATTGACAGCCTGGCCCTGAATGACAAAGAGTTCACCCGCCTCGCGGTTGTTGACAAAGGTACTGGACAGATCCGTGATCTGGATTTGCCCGGCTGGTTGCGCCGGAGGCGCCTGGCCCGTCAACTGGGTAATGATAGCGCCGATGTCGAGATTTCCCTGCTTGTAAAAGAGGTACCCGCCAGCGGCGCTCAGGCCGAGAAGTAGGACAAGGATAAAAAGGATGAGACCGCGCAATGGGCTCTTGCGGGGTTTTCTCCCCGGCTTTTTTCTGGCCTTGGTCGATTTTTTGGAGCCTTTGGCGGTGGACTCTTCGGAGACTTCCTTCGGCGATGGAATCGCGGCGGCCGCCGAAGTTTCTTCTTCCGCCTCCGGTTCGCCAAATAGAAAGCTCGCTTCGCCTGCACTCTGGTCCACCAGGTCTTCATCCTCAAAGGGCTGGTCCAGTGCGGGGGAGCTGGCGGATTCTTCAAATTCAAAATCGCCGGCGCCGCTTTCAGGAGATGTTTCTTCCCAGGAGAAATCATCGTCGCGGGCTTCGCCAAAGCTGTCTTCGAAAGGTGAGGCGATCTCTCCAGGTGTTTCGTCCGTCTCGGTGGCAAAGAAATCTTCCGTATCCGACGGCGACTCGTCCGTAAAGCCGAAATCGTCCTCAGTCGTCTCGCTGCCAAAATCGAAGTCTTTCGCCGAATCGTCACTGGCCAGCGCGGTTTCCTCCGTCAGGCCGCCAAAGAAATCGTCGTCCTGCTCGCTGCTCTCGGCCGAAGGCTCAGCAGGGCTGTCCTGGTCGCTGGTCTCTAAGGAGGTCTCTTCCGTATCACCGAAGGAAAAAGGCGGCTCCTCTTTTTCTTCCGCGGCCTCCTCGCCGAAAGAGAATTCATCGAAGGAAGAGGCGGACGTGTCTTCACCCATTTCTTCTGTCTCATTTTCAAACAGGCCCTTGACCGCATCCTCTTCGTCGCTGGCTTCAAAGGCGCTGAAGTCGATGTCAAGCTTGGGGCCGGCCGGCTGTTCCGGTTCGGGGGTTGGTGCCGTAAAGGATTCTCCCGCCTCTTCGATCTCAGCGGGTATGGAGACCTCCTCGGGCTCGGGAGGATAAACGGTGAAAATATGACGGCATTTCGAACAACGGACTTTCGTGCCTTCGGGTTTGACTTTTTCGTCCGCGAGTTTAAACCGGGCCTGGCACTCGGAGCATTGGATGATCATGCGTTCCTCTCCTATAAGGCTTGTCAGACGCCTTCTACCAGATAGATATCTGGGAGATTGCGGTATTTTTCATCGAAATCAAGGCCATAGCCGACAATGAAGCCATCTTCCATGGTGATGCCGGTGTAATCTGCGTCGATATCCACCTCGCGGCGCGCTTTTTTGTCGATGAGCGTACATATCTTGAGGGACTTGGGGTCGCGCAGAAGCAGGCGATTGTACAGCGACTGCAGAGTGAAGCCGCTGTCGACAATGTCCTCGACGATAATGACATTGCGCCCTTTTATGGGCTCTTCCAGGTCTTTGCGCATTTCGACGATACCGGAAGACTGGGTGTCGGACCCGTAGCTTGCCAGGCGCACGAAATCGACCACGACCTGAGAGGTGATTTCTCTGACCAGATCGGCGAAGAAGAGGAAGGATCCCTTGAGGACGCCGACCAGTAGAACCTCTTCCTGGGCATAGTCACGGCTGATCTCTTCGCCCAGGCGTTTGACCTGTTCGGTGATATAATCCTTCGAATAGAGCACTGTCAGGGTGGGTTTTTCCATGCGATTTCCTGAAAAAGGGGATGGTGAGTTAAAGCTGTATTCTATAGCAAGATAACGAAGTTGTGTCAATTTATTCGGTATATTTCAATAGGTTTACAGAGGGCTTTCTTGGATGTGGTAAACTAGAAAAGTTGTTTTTCCCTTCAAGGGGGATTTTTTCAGTTCAAAGGAGGTTGCAGGATGCAGATAAAGAGGGTGTGGGCCGGACTTCTGCTGGTGGGTCTTTTTTCCGGCTTGGCTTTGGCGCAAGAGCCGCGCCTGTGGGCGGAATCAACCGATTTTCGCTTTGGCGAGATTTACCAGGGGCAGCAGTTGGAACATGCTTTTCGCCTCGAAAATACCGGCAATGAGCCGCTCCTCATTGAAAAGATCCGTAGCTCCTGCGGCTGCACGGCGGCCCTGCTGTCGGATTACCAGATTGAACCCGGGCAGTCAGCGCAGCTGCGGGTGACCTTTGATTCGACCCGCTTCCGGGGCCCGGTCGTCAAAACCGTCTACGTTTACACCAATGACCCGCTTCACCGGGTCGCCCAATTCTATCTGCGTGGCCAGGTGACGCCCGAGCTCGTGTTGGAGCCCGCCAAGGCTGATCTGGGGTCACTTGAGCCTGGCGCCGTCGGCGAGGTGGCTATCGTGATCGGTAATGTCGGTCCACAGAACATCGCGATCCAGGAGGTTCAGACCGACCTGCAGGATGTTCAGGCCACTCTCTCCAGCAAATTGCTGCAGGCGGGTGGATCCGTGACGCTCCATATTACCGCCACGGCGGGGGAGGAGGGGGCTGTCAAACGCAAGGGATATGTCGTTATGTCCACCGACAGCCCCTACTCGCCCGTGGTGAAGGTTCCCGTCAGTTTTTCCGTTACAGGTGTGGCGCAGCCATGAAAATGTTCCGGGCAGAACATGGCCGCGCGTCTGCCGGCATCAAATGAAGTCAGGGGAGTCTATGGAAAACCAGCCCGTTTCTTCCTCTCAGCGAAGATTCTTTCTCTCCGTGGTATTGGCTGCTATCGGTGCCGCCCTGGCGTTTCTAGCCGGTTGGCCTTTGCTGCGCTTTCTCACGCCTCTACAGCAGGACGGGGACGATGGACGTGTCGCCATTGACCGGAAGCGCCTCGAAGTCGGCGGTGTCCTGTTTTTCAGCTATCGTGGCGGCACCGCGGTGGTCCTGCAGATGGCGCCTGGCGAATTCACCGCTTTTTCCGCCATCTGCACCCATCTCGGTTGCGTCGTGCAGTGGAAGTCCCAACCGCAGGAATTCGTCTGCCCCTGTCATGGTGGCCGTTTTTCTCCAGCGGGTGCCGTTCTCGGTGGTCCCCCGCCAAAGCCTCTAGTACCCCTACCTGTGACCCTCTCGGGGGAACAGCTTCTCATTGGATAGGAGTAAACCATGCGTCTCCTTGCGGGGATGGTCGAATTTCTGGATGCCCGGCTGGGTATCCGCGAGCTCATCCGAGCCAACCTGACTGGCTACCTGGTGCCGCGGCAAATCAATGTCTGGTACGCGCTGGGGTCTGTTCTGCTGACGCTCTTTGCCGTCCAGGTCGTCAGCGGTATGCTGCTGCTGATTTATTACGTGCCGCATGCCGCCATGGCCTATGACAGTGTCCACCGGATTATGAACGAGGTGCCCTTCGGCTGGCTGTTCCGCTATTTGCACGTCGTCGGCTCCAATGTGATCGTCATCGTTCTGCTGCTCCACATGCTCTCCGTTCTCTTCATGGGGAGTTACAAGAAACCGCGAGAACTCAACTGGCTCTCTGGATTCATCCTTCTCAACCTGACCTTCGGCCTGTGTCTGACCGGCTATCTGCTGCCCTGGAGCCAGTTGTCCTTCTGGGCGACCACGGTCGCCACCGATGTGGCAGGAGCCGTGCCCTTTGTAGGGGAGGCGCTGGTGAGCATGCTGCGGGGCGGCGCTATGGTTTCAGAGGCCACGCTGGGGCGATTCTTTGTCCTGCATGTCATCGCCCTGCCTCTGTTCCTGGCTCTTTTGGTCGGGTTTCATCTCTTTTGTGTGCGGCGGGTCGGTATTTCGACCCCTCCCTTCGCATCGGGCAGCCAGGGAGCACCGGCTGACAACCCTTCATCACCCGCTGCTGCAGGCGATATTCCCTTTTTCCCCAATGTCATCACCAAGGACCTGGCCGTCAACGCTTTTGTCTTCGCCGTCTTTATGGCCCTGACCTTTTTTGTCCCCCACCTGTTTATCCCGCCGGCTGCCTTTAGCCCCGCCGATCCCTTTGTGACGCCACCCGGCATCAAGCCCGAGTGGTATTTTTTGTGGGCCTATCAGACCATGAAAATTTTCCCGAACGAATTCCTGGGGCTTGCCGCCCAAGGGGCCGCCATGACCTTTATGGCGCTCCTGCCTTTCATCGACCGCGGGCCAGAACGCCGCCCCGCTAAGAGGCCGCTCTTTGTCACCTGTTTTGTCCTCGGTCTGCTCCTGTTTGTCGCCATTTCCCTGTGGGGGCACCACTCATGAGAATAGCTGTCTGTCTATTGATGAGTTTAGTGACCTTCCTGTTGGTGTCGATATCAGCCGCGGCCGTAACGAAACCAGCTCAAGCGACTGTCTGCTTGCAGTGTCACGGCGGTCAGGACGGTCGGCTCGGCCAACCTGTACCCCAGTGGCGCCAGAGTATCCACGCCGAGCAGGGCATCTCCTGTCACCATTGTCACGGCGGCGACCCCACGGATGCCCCAATGGCGATGAGTCCCGAAAGGGGATTTGTCGGGGTGCCGACCCCTTCACAGGTGGCCGACTTCTGTGGCCGCTGCCATATCGGCGTACTCGAAGACTATCTCGCCAGCGCGCATGGCAAGGCCCCCAAAGGAGCAGGTCCCCAGTGTGTGACCTGCCATGCTGCCCACCCCATCAAAAAGGCCAGCACAGATTTGATCAATTCCCAAACCTGCGGGCAATGCCACGGGTATGAGCGCGCAGACGAAATTCGCCGCGCCCTGGCCGCTACCGATCATGAAATCGCCGAGTTGGAAAAAGAGTTGAATCTGCTGCAGGGCCAGGGAGTAGCCACTGACACCCTGCAGAAGTCACTGTTCTCGCTGCGTAACGAATACCACCGACTCTTTCACAGCGTCGATTTGCTGAAAATAAAAGCCGAAACGGGAAAATTCAGGGAATCCCTGCGCGAGATGCGGCAGCAAGTCGATACCATTCTCGACGAACTGGCGGGCCGCAAGGTCTACGGTGCCATTGTCGTCGGTTTTTTTGTGCTGGCCGGTTTCGTGCTGCTGCTTATTCGCAAGACCTACGAAGAGGAAGAATAAGGTGCCGCCCCGAACAGCCCCATCACAAGAATGCGGTTGCAATTCGGCAGGAGATGGTTTATATAGAACAGCCCATGCGCGATTAGCTCAGCTGGATAGAGCGTTGGCCTCCGGAGCCAAAGGTCACAAGTTCGAATCTTGTATCGCGCGCCAAAAATTCAAGGGATTTCTGATGGTTGAAAGACTGTTGGAAGTCCTTTTTTTGTGTGTAAAACCTTGGTGGGGACAATTCAGTGTCCCCGTTTTGTCCCCGTAAATTTTATTGGATCATTTTGTGTCATTTTAGAAACTGTCCCCGTTTTGTCCCCGAGCCATCACCCTCTCCCGGAAGCCTGTCAGGAATTTCTTTAATGTGCGGTCCAACCGGAGAGTGTTCGACTGGGACAACAGCTCTTTACATAAAAAGATTTAACCGCCTTTATTAGAAAGCGCAGCGAGTACCTAATATCTCGTAGTAGTCTTCGCTGGTACCTGATATCCCGTAAATCGCTCTTTGTGGATACAGACGGGATATCAGGTACATTTGCGCTTGAATTGAGCAATCAGCCCGTGATGGTGTACCTGATATCCCGTCAATAGGGTTCATGCAACATGCAGGTAAGATACTCTCTATCTCCTGCGGGATATCAGGTACGTTTTTTTGAGGCTTTTATTGCGATCCGCAGGGTGTACCTTATATCCCGTTCAGGGCTGTACCTAATGTCCCGCTGGACAGGCCCAACTGACTTTACGGGATTTCAGGTACACTTCCGTACTTGCCGGCAACCTCTTTCCATTTAGCCCGCAAGAAAATAGAGGCTGGTTCCGGAAAGGCTTTGCCGGTTCTCTCTCTTTCGTATTCCTCCTTGTCTTTGTCGGACAGGGAATCGAGCCAGTTTTGAAAGGCTTCCTCCTCTAGCTTTTCTCTTTTTGCCTGCCGATTTTTTTCGGCATCCAGAGCTTCTTCCAACTCGTCTTTGTATCCTTTTGGACGGCGGTAGCAACCTCGAAGACTCAGGCTAGAAAAAACAAAGGAAGCCGGGTCTTCGACAGCGCGGCCCTCTTTATCGACCATTTTTCCATGAGCCAATTCCCACTCGGCGTATTCCAGGGAGACTGGGATAAGGTCCAGAGGTTTAAGCCGGGCCTGGAGATTTTCGACAATCTGTTGAATCTGAGCCGATCTGAATCCCGCCCTGGCAAGCAAGGGATACCACTGCTGCATTTGCTCGTCCGTCCATGACAAAATTTTTTCAGCCATCGTTTCTAAGATAGATAGATTTTTATCTTTTAAAGATCTTTCTATCTTAGAGGGGGATAGTGGCTGCCCTTGAGGGGTATCACTATAGGGTGACACTGTTCTTTCTTTTTCCTCATCTAATGGCCCACAAAAAATGATTTTTTGACCGTGCATCCTTTTCTTACGATCATACGATTGAGCTCCGGCCAAAATAATCCCGGCTTCCTGCAATTTGTAAAAAGTTTTTTTAACCATACTTTGGGAAATGTCTAATTCTTCAGCTATTTCCGAGGATGATGTAAACAGAATTCGCTGGTTGGCTCTTTGTATATATTTGATTATTTTTCTTTGTGCGGACCCTTTAAAAAATTTAATTGCCCGCGAATATGAATATTCATCAAGGAGAGGAAAATCACTCTCCTTTAAATCCTCCAAAGGATGACACTCAGGGGTGACACTGGTGGCTGACAAGGGTGACACTCAGGGGTGACAAGGGTGACATTAGTGGCTGACAAGGGTGACACTGGAGCTTCTTTTTTGTCGCCTTTGGCAAACCTTGATGAATTTATTTTTTGAATATTTTCCCTGATACGACGATCTCGCTCCAAATCCTTTGAGGAGAAAGTGTCAGGGTCAATGGGACCCTCTCCGAAGAGATTGTCGAGGTGCTCATCCAGCCAATGCTTTTCAGCCACGGGCCTTTTCCTCCATATCAACTACCGCCAAAAACTCTTCAACAAGAGCGCGAAAGTTCTTCGCTCCTGTTGAATTCGGGGCCTGCCTTATAATGGTGTTCTGGTCTTTTTCCGCATCCCAAAAGGCCGGGTTTTTAGGGATAACGGTTTTGAAGACACTTTCTTTCCCAAGCTGCTTTTTAAGGGCGCCAATGGCCGCCTGAGGAAAAAGTATTGGGATCAATGTGACATAGTTTTTTCCAGCATCTTCCAGTGATAGGTCCGTGTATGTCAATGGTGTATAACACACCTGCCACTCTGGTCTGCTTCGTTTTTTTTCGTTTGGAGGGACAGAGGGTTGATTTTTCTTTTCCCTCAATCATTTAGGTGGCCTTGGCCGTGTGGGCCTTTTTCCTGGGGCGACCGCGGCCCCGTTTGGCCGTGGTCTGTCTTTTGGGACGGTCATCTGTGCTGGGCTTACCTAAATTGAATGATGGAGACTGGGCGCGATCATCCAGCCACGCCAATAGTTTGTCCGTAGGGTAAATTACTGTTTTTCCGACCTTTAGTCTTTCTGGGCCCTTGCCTGCGCAATCTAGATTGCGCAGACTGCTAGGCGTGAGCCACCCGAAATAGGTGCTAATTTGGCGGCGCTCGATGAATGGTGGATAGTGATCAATGAGACTCGAAAATGAAAAATCTGCCATGTGCCCTCCTTTATTCTTAAGTAGGGTCATTCTGACACGATTTTTGTGGTCAAAATTGCACAGAAAAGGGCCGAATATCGTCCTTTTCGGTACTTTTTCGAATTACCGCTTAACTTTTTGTGATTTTTCCAGGCCTCGCGAGTAGCCACCACTTGGCAAAAAATGTCGCTGATTAAAGTCAGTGGTCATAAGTAGAGCAGCATGCAGTCGCTCATGGAAAGTATTGATTTCAAGGTGGTACGGTTGTCACTTAACACTGCATGAGGGGAACGCTATTTGCCTCTCAAAATCATCTGGCGATGTTGACCGACGATGGGAAATTAAATGTGATTCTAGGGTTTTTCCTGATAGGCACCGGCGGGATAATTTGCTAGAAGTAGTTGTTGAACTTCAGTAAGACAGAAGAGCGGCACGCAGATAGTTCTTTCTTTGAATTTATTTCGTCAATCAAACGGGCAGGCCGGCGAAAAGGGTCATTTCGTTGGCCAGTTGTTTTGATATTGACGACCACCTCTCAAATTTGTTTTTGAGGAAGGGGAGGGGGGGATTAGTCAAATGGTATTCAACGAAGATTCAAGGGTCAAGATACCCTGCATCCTTCACCTAGCCAGGCTTGGTTATGCTTACATTTCCCTCAAAAATGCCACCTGGGATGAAGAAACCAACATCTTTCCCGACCTGTTTCGATCTGCAATCGCTCGGATAAACCCAGATTTAAACATTGATGATGTCAATCGCTTGCTGGCCGACGTCAAGCTCTCGCTTGAAAACGAGGACCTCGGTGAAGCTTTCTACGAAATGCTCACGGAACGATCCGGTGTTAGGCTGATTGACTTCGTCGATTTTTCAAATAACCGTTTTCACGTCGTTACCGAACTGCCCTGCAAAAACGGTGACGACGAGTTCCGGCCCGATATCACCCTGCTCATCAACGGCATGCCGCTGGTCTTCATCGAGGTCAAAAAACCTAATAATCGAGAAGGCGTGTTGGCCGAGCGTACCCGTATCATCACTCGATGCCGCAACCATCGCTTCCGTCGCTTCATCAATATCACCCAATTGATGGTCTTCTCCAATAACATGGAGTACGATGACGGCTCACCCCAGCCCGTTGAAGGGGCTTTTTACGCCAGTCCCTCGTATGATACCCCCCTCTTCAATTATTTTCGCGAAGAGGAAAACCTGAATCTCACCGATTTACTCGCCGAAGAAGACGAAGCGGTGGAAAATGAGGTTCTCAGGGACAACAATCTGACCGCGATCAAACACAGCCCAGAATTCATCAGTAATAAGTCTCCCGATACACCGACCAATCGCATCTGCACCTCCCTGTTTAGCCGAGACCGCCTGGCGTTTCTGTTAAAATATGCCCTGGTCTACGTGAACGAAGACGACGGCCTGCACAAGCACGTCATGCGTTACCCGCAACTCTTTGCCACCAAGGCGATCGAGGGCAAGCTTGATGCCGGGATACGGAAAGGGATCATCTGGCATACTCAGGGCAGTGGCAAGACCGCGCTGGCCTACTACAACACCCGCTTTCTGACCGACTATTTTCAGCAGCGCAAAATCATTCCCAAGTTTTACTTCATCGTTGACCGGATCGACCTGCTCATCCAGGCCCAGCGGGAGTTTTCAGCACGGGGGCTTACGGTACACACTATCGATACCCGTGAGGCCTTCACCCGCGATATCAAGGCGACAAAGGCGATTCACAACGACTCCGGCAGGCCGGAGATTACCGTGGTCAACATCCAGAAATTCCAGGATGACCCAGACGTAGTGCGTACCGTGGATTACGACGTCAGCATCCAGCGCGTGTATTTTCTCGACGAGGTCCACCGCAGTTACAATCCTAAGGGCAGCTTTCTTGCTAACCTGAGCCAGTCTGACGAGAACGCCATCAAAATTGGACTCACTGGCACACCATTGCTGGGAGATGATTACAACTCCCGCGTTCTGTTTGGTGATTATTTTCATAAGTACTACTACAACGCCTCCATTGCCGACGGCTACACCCTGCGGCTTATCCGGGACGAGATCGCTACCAACTACAAGCTCTCTTTGAAAGAGGCACTGAACGCAGTGCATCTCCAACAAGGGGATATCAAGAGAGACATCCTTTACGCCCATCCACGTTTTGTTGAGCCGATGCTCGATTACATTATTCATGATTTCGAGAAGAGCCGAGGTGTACTGAACGACGGTAGTATCGGCGGCATGGTGATCTGTGACAGCGCCGAGCAGGCGAAGAAGATGTTTGAAATTTTTCAGGCAAAACGCCATGCAGAAACAGCTAGGTACGACGGCGTTTACGGAAGTGACGATCTACCCTTGGCGGCACAAAAGCCTGCGACCGCATTGGATGCTCGAAGGCAGGCCAACAAGGTAAAAAACGCCGCCCTGATTCTGCACGACATCGGTAGCAAACAGGATAGAAAAGACTGGGTGGAAGACTTCAAGTCAGGCAAAATCGACCTGCTGTTTGTCTTTAATATGCTGCTTACCGGCTTTGATGCCCGCAGGCTGAAAAAACTTTATTTGGGGCGGGTCATCCGTAAACACAACCTGCTTCAGGCCCTGACTCGGGTCAACCGTCCCTACAAGGATTTCCGCTACGGCTACGTGGTCGATTTCGCCGACATCAGCAAAGAATTCGAGGAAACGAACCAGCGTTATTTGAAGGAACTCAATGAAGAACTGGGCGATGAACAGGAACACTACTCCCATCTGTTCAAATCCGCCGAGGAGATCCAGGGCGAAATTGAGCAGATTAAGGATATTCTGTTTAGCTTCGATATTGAAAACGCCGAGGAATTCTCCCGGCAGATCAGCCAAATTGAGGACCGCTCTACCGTGCTCGCCCTCAAAAAAGCCCTGGCTGATGCCCGCAGCCTCTATAATCTGATCCGCCTGCAAGGGGAATACAGCTTTCTTGATCAACTCGATTTTCAAAAACTCAACCAACTCTACCGGGAGACCAATAACCACCTCGACCTGCTAAACCTTAAAGAGGATCTTGAATCGGATACCGACACTACCGGTTTGCTCAATCTCGCCTTTGAAGACGTGCTCTTCATGTTCACGAAGGTGCGCGAAGAAGAGCTGGTACTCGCTGACACGCTGAAAAATACCCTGCGCCAGACCCGAGAGGCTCTAGCCGATAACTTCGACAAGCAGGATCCCCGATTCATCTCACTTAAAGAAGAGCTGGAACGGCTCTTCAAGAAGAAAAAACTGAATGAAGTCAGCCAAGAGGAAATGACGGCTAACATCGGGTCGGTGACTGCGATTCGCGACCAGGTCAAGGAATTGAACCGCCTGAACAACCAGCTTCGCGCCAAATACCAGGGCGACGCCAAATACACCCGCATTCACAAGCGACTACGGGAGCGTGGGGTGTTGTCTGAGACCGAGCGCAGTCTTTTTGCCGCACTGTCCGGGGTTAAGCAGAAAGCTGATGACCAGGTTCTGCGGAACACCCAGCTGTTGGCCAATGAAAGCTATTTCGAGCGAATGATGATGCCGCTGGTGATCAGCGAATTCAAGGCACTTGGAAAAATTAAACTCAACCCGAAAGCTTTCCAGGATATCAATCAATTGGTAGTCACCGAATACATGAACGAATTTATTTCAGGTACACGGACAGGAGCACACACTTGGTAACGCAGGATTTTACAAACAGCACCCGACAACT
The sequence above is a segment of the Desulfuromonas sp. KJ2020 genome. Coding sequences within it:
- a CDS encoding type I restriction endonuclease subunit R, with the protein product MVFNEDSRVKIPCILHLARLGYAYISLKNATWDEETNIFPDLFRSAIARINPDLNIDDVNRLLADVKLSLENEDLGEAFYEMLTERSGVRLIDFVDFSNNRFHVVTELPCKNGDDEFRPDITLLINGMPLVFIEVKKPNNREGVLAERTRIITRCRNHRFRRFINITQLMVFSNNMEYDDGSPQPVEGAFYASPSYDTPLFNYFREEENLNLTDLLAEEDEAVENEVLRDNNLTAIKHSPEFISNKSPDTPTNRICTSLFSRDRLAFLLKYALVYVNEDDGLHKHVMRYPQLFATKAIEGKLDAGIRKGIIWHTQGSGKTALAYYNTRFLTDYFQQRKIIPKFYFIVDRIDLLIQAQREFSARGLTVHTIDTREAFTRDIKATKAIHNDSGRPEITVVNIQKFQDDPDVVRTVDYDVSIQRVYFLDEVHRSYNPKGSFLANLSQSDENAIKIGLTGTPLLGDDYNSRVLFGDYFHKYYYNASIADGYTLRLIRDEIATNYKLSLKEALNAVHLQQGDIKRDILYAHPRFVEPMLDYIIHDFEKSRGVLNDGSIGGMVICDSAEQAKKMFEIFQAKRHAETARYDGVYGSDDLPLAAQKPATALDARRQANKVKNAALILHDIGSKQDRKDWVEDFKSGKIDLLFVFNMLLTGFDARRLKKLYLGRVIRKHNLLQALTRVNRPYKDFRYGYVVDFADISKEFEETNQRYLKELNEELGDEQEHYSHLFKSAEEIQGEIEQIKDILFSFDIENAEEFSRQISQIEDRSTVLALKKALADARSLYNLIRLQGEYSFLDQLDFQKLNQLYRETNNHLDLLNLKEDLESDTDTTGLLNLAFEDVLFMFTKVREEELVLADTLKNTLRQTREALADNFDKQDPRFISLKEELERLFKKKKLNEVSQEEMTANIGSVTAIRDQVKELNRLNNQLRAKYQGDAKYTRIHKRLRERGVLSETERSLFAALSGVKQKADDQVLRNTQLLANESYFERMMMPLVISEFKALGKIKLNPKAFQDINQLVVTEYMNEFISGTRTGAHTW
- a CDS encoding DUF362 domain-containing protein, which encodes MAHTITEECINCGACEPVCPVDAISEQGDVRVIDAATCTDCGACVDTCPVDAIEAP
- a CDS encoding ParA family protein, which produces MREKKNQPSVPPNEKKRSRPEWQVCYTPLTYTDLSLEDAGKNYVTLIPILFPQAAIGALKKQLGKESVFKTVIPKNPAFWDAEKDQNTIIRQAPNSTGAKNFRALVEEFLAVVDMEEKARG
- a CDS encoding NapC/NirT family cytochrome c; this encodes MRIAVCLLMSLVTFLLVSISAAAVTKPAQATVCLQCHGGQDGRLGQPVPQWRQSIHAEQGISCHHCHGGDPTDAPMAMSPERGFVGVPTPSQVADFCGRCHIGVLEDYLASAHGKAPKGAGPQCVTCHAAHPIKKASTDLINSQTCGQCHGYERADEIRRALAATDHEIAELEKELNLLQGQGVATDTLQKSLFSLRNEYHRLFHSVDLLKIKAETGKFRESLREMRQQVDTILDELAGRKVYGAIVVGFFVLAGFVLLLIRKTYEEEE
- a CDS encoding DUF1573 domain-containing protein, which produces MQIKRVWAGLLLVGLFSGLALAQEPRLWAESTDFRFGEIYQGQQLEHAFRLENTGNEPLLIEKIRSSCGCTAALLSDYQIEPGQSAQLRVTFDSTRFRGPVVKTVYVYTNDPLHRVAQFYLRGQVTPELVLEPAKADLGSLEPGAVGEVAIVIGNVGPQNIAIQEVQTDLQDVQATLSSKLLQAGGSVTLHITATAGEEGAVKRKGYVVMSTDSPYSPVVKVPVSFSVTGVAQP
- the hpt gene encoding hypoxanthine phosphoribosyltransferase; this encodes MEKPTLTVLYSKDYITEQVKRLGEEISRDYAQEEVLLVGVLKGSFLFFADLVREITSQVVVDFVRLASYGSDTQSSGIVEMRKDLEEPIKGRNVIIVEDIVDSGFTLQSLYNRLLLRDPKSLKICTLIDKKARREVDIDADYTGITMEDGFIVGYGLDFDEKYRNLPDIYLVEGV
- a CDS encoding DUF3426 domain-containing protein — its product is MIIQCSECQARFKLADEKVKPEGTKVRCSKCRHIFTVYPPEPEEVSIPAEIEEAGESFTAPTPEPEQPAGPKLDIDFSAFEASDEEDAVKGLFENETEEMGEDTSASSFDEFSFGEEAAEEKEEPPFSFGDTEETSLETSDQDSPAEPSAESSEQDDDFFGGLTEETALASDDSAKDFDFGSETTEDDFGFTDESPSDTEDFFATETDETPGEIASPFEDSFGEARDDDFSWEETSPESGAGDFEFEESASSPALDQPFEDEDLVDQSAGEASFLFGEPEAEEETSAAAAIPSPKEVSEESTAKGSKKSTKARKKPGRKPRKSPLRGLILFILVLLLGLSAAGGYLFYKQGNLDIGAIITQLTGQAPPAQPAGQIQITDLSSTFVNNREAGELFVIQGQAVNQFKEVRSAIAVKGVLYNPNGKALLQQTVFCGNRLTATELQEWPFAKIEEAMNNQFGDSLSNLNVAPGARIPFTIVFKNLPRDLSEFTVEMADSKPGSKQ
- a CDS encoding twin-arginine translocase TatA/TatE family subunit, with translation MFGLGTTELVIILVLVLVIFGAGKLPEIGGALGKGIRNFKKATQEPDEIDISPDRKDEDEEPK
- a CDS encoding ubiquinol-cytochrome c reductase iron-sulfur subunit, giving the protein MENQPVSSSQRRFFLSVVLAAIGAALAFLAGWPLLRFLTPLQQDGDDGRVAIDRKRLEVGGVLFFSYRGGTAVVLQMAPGEFTAFSAICTHLGCVVQWKSQPQEFVCPCHGGRFSPAGAVLGGPPPKPLVPLPVTLSGEQLLIG
- a CDS encoding cytochrome bc complex cytochrome b subunit, with amino-acid sequence MRLLAGMVEFLDARLGIRELIRANLTGYLVPRQINVWYALGSVLLTLFAVQVVSGMLLLIYYVPHAAMAYDSVHRIMNEVPFGWLFRYLHVVGSNVIVIVLLLHMLSVLFMGSYKKPRELNWLSGFILLNLTFGLCLTGYLLPWSQLSFWATTVATDVAGAVPFVGEALVSMLRGGAMVSEATLGRFFVLHVIALPLFLALLVGFHLFCVRRVGISTPPFASGSQGAPADNPSSPAAAGDIPFFPNVITKDLAVNAFVFAVFMALTFFVPHLFIPPAAFSPADPFVTPPGIKPEWYFLWAYQTMKIFPNEFLGLAAQGAAMTFMALLPFIDRGPERRPAKRPLFVTCFVLGLLLFVAISLWGHHS